One part of the Spirochaetota bacterium genome encodes these proteins:
- a CDS encoding glycosyltransferase yields MTPKISVIIPVYNTEAFLRECLDSVINQTLKDIEII; encoded by the coding sequence ATGACTCCTAAAATATCTGTTATTATCCCTGTTTATAATACCGAAGCTTTTCTTCGTGAATGTCTCGACTCTGTCATCAATCAAACTCTTAAAGATATTGAAATTATTAT